The Kitasatospora setae KM-6054 genome contains a region encoding:
- a CDS encoding YceI family protein: protein MGIFNRTKNTATAATTAPAAAVQGPDLAHLTGDYTIDAAHSKIGFAVRHAMVTNVRGEFAEYEGKLHLDGSNPAASTAELVIKVASISTGQAQRDEHLRTGDFFDAAAHPEITFKSTSAEQVDGDTYRLHGDLTIKGTTRPVVLDLEFTGSATDVYGANRVGFEGGTSVDRTSWGLTYNAALETGGVLIGEKVKLTLDISAVRAS, encoded by the coding sequence ATGGGCATCTTCAACCGCACCAAGAACACCGCCACCGCCGCCACCACCGCCCCGGCCGCCGCCGTCCAGGGCCCGGACCTGGCCCACCTGACCGGCGACTACACCATCGACGCCGCCCACTCCAAGATCGGCTTCGCGGTCCGGCACGCGATGGTCACCAACGTGCGCGGCGAGTTCGCCGAGTACGAGGGCAAGCTGCACCTGGACGGCAGCAACCCGGCCGCGTCCACCGCCGAACTGGTGATCAAGGTCGCCTCGATCAGCACCGGCCAGGCCCAGCGCGACGAGCACCTGCGCACCGGCGACTTCTTCGACGCCGCCGCGCACCCGGAGATCACCTTCAAGTCGACCTCCGCCGAGCAGGTCGACGGCGACACCTACCGCCTGCACGGCGACCTGACCATCAAGGGCACCACCCGCCCGGTCGTCCTCGACCTGGAGTTCACCGGCTCCGCCACCGACGTGTACGGCGCCAACCGGGTCGGCTTCGAGGGCGGCACCAGCGTCGACCGCACCTCCTGGGGCCTGACCTACAACGCCGCGCTGGAGACCGGCGGCGTGCTGATCGGCGAGAAGGTCAAGCTCACCCTGGACATCTCCGCCGTGCGAGCCTCCTGA
- a CDS encoding HNH endonuclease, whose protein sequence is MINAIPVFNLEIAHIRAFEEGGKRYDPTWSIEERNSFANLILLCSAHHKVVDGANSDKYPISVLEKWKAAREADGLDALAGLSNVTESKLSEMIATAQSELLDRVGPALEEFGKTAPELAALLKLLLAELADPRVHGFGLPEELVRMLYSSSRTFAGLEGTAKELTVAANRLGNIEGLAIKLKQAANAANTAASRLADARY, encoded by the coding sequence ATGATCAACGCCATCCCCGTCTTCAACTTGGAGATCGCACACATCCGAGCCTTCGAGGAAGGCGGTAAGCGCTACGACCCCACCTGGTCGATCGAGGAGCGCAACAGCTTCGCCAACCTGATCCTGCTGTGCTCCGCGCACCACAAGGTGGTCGACGGAGCCAACAGCGACAAGTACCCGATCAGCGTCCTGGAGAAGTGGAAGGCGGCTCGCGAGGCCGATGGCCTGGACGCTCTGGCGGGTCTGAGCAACGTCACCGAGAGCAAGCTCAGCGAGATGATCGCCACCGCTCAAAGCGAACTGCTCGACCGCGTCGGGCCCGCCTTGGAGGAGTTCGGCAAGACCGCCCCCGAGCTGGCGGCCCTTCTCAAGCTCCTCCTCGCCGAGCTGGCGGACCCCCGCGTCCACGGCTTCGGACTTCCCGAGGAACTGGTCCGGATGCTGTACAGCAGCTCACGAACCTTCGCTGGCCTGGAGGGCACCGCCAAAGAACTGACCGTGGCCGCCAACCGGCTCGGCAACATCGAGGGCCTGGCGATCAAACTCAAGCAAGCCGCGAACGCGGCCAACACAGCCGCAAGCAGGCTGGCCGACGCACGCTACTGA
- a CDS encoding AAA family ATPase, with protein MQSAVTVSPSQVPELLLGLATVRPVFLWGAPGIGKSSLVNQFAESLGLECVSLLGTQLAPEDLIGVPQITPEGRSRFCPPESIARDRPYCLFLDELNAASPDVQKAFYSLILDRRIGGYELPPGSIVIGAGNRATDGALARPMPSALLNRLVHVHLRASADDRLGWAAGHGVHPWILDHLTDRPDHLWSAPPKTEEPFSTPRAWHMLSDTLHSFGPGLDEGTLKVLAHGLLSPAHAVAFCGYAKIVRNAYGLEAIMKGDASWPHRIEDRDLLYYLADSFRGRLVKELPARKEHASPTVRQHAYRSKSLLVQLAEISVEVAQTVIADGPDGNPVLPSWFLIEAARDLPRLVEARR; from the coding sequence GTGCAGTCTGCCGTCACCGTGTCGCCGTCCCAGGTCCCCGAGCTGCTGCTCGGCCTCGCCACCGTCCGGCCGGTGTTCCTCTGGGGCGCGCCGGGCATCGGCAAGTCCTCGCTGGTCAACCAGTTCGCCGAGTCGCTCGGCCTGGAGTGCGTCTCGCTGCTCGGCACCCAGCTCGCCCCCGAGGACCTGATCGGCGTCCCGCAGATCACCCCCGAGGGCCGCTCCCGGTTCTGCCCGCCCGAGTCCATCGCCCGCGACCGGCCGTACTGCCTGTTCCTGGACGAGCTGAACGCGGCCTCGCCGGACGTCCAGAAGGCGTTCTACTCGCTGATCCTGGACCGCCGGATCGGCGGCTACGAGCTGCCGCCCGGCTCGATCGTGATCGGCGCCGGCAACCGCGCCACCGACGGCGCGCTGGCCCGCCCGATGCCGTCCGCGCTGCTCAACCGGCTGGTCCACGTCCACCTGCGGGCCAGTGCCGACGACAGGCTCGGCTGGGCCGCCGGGCACGGCGTCCACCCGTGGATCCTCGACCACCTCACCGACCGGCCCGACCACCTGTGGTCCGCCCCGCCGAAGACCGAGGAGCCGTTCTCCACCCCGCGCGCCTGGCACATGCTCTCCGACACGCTGCACTCCTTCGGCCCCGGCCTCGACGAGGGCACCCTCAAGGTGCTCGCGCACGGCCTGCTCAGCCCCGCCCACGCCGTCGCCTTCTGCGGCTACGCCAAGATCGTCCGCAACGCGTACGGGCTGGAGGCGATCATGAAGGGCGACGCCTCCTGGCCGCACCGGATCGAGGACCGCGACCTGCTCTACTACCTCGCCGACTCGTTCCGCGGCCGGCTGGTCAAGGAGCTGCCCGCCCGCAAGGAGCACGCCTCGCCGACCGTGCGGCAGCACGCGTACCGCTCCAAGTCGCTGCTGGTGCAGCTCGCCGAGATCTCCGTCGAGGTCGCCCAGACCGTGATCGCCGACGGGCCCGACGGCAACCCGGTGCTGCCGTCCTGGTTCCTGATCGAGGCGGCCCGCGACCTGCCCCGGCTGGTCGAGGCCCGCCGGTGA
- a CDS encoding SNF2 helicase-associated domain-containing protein gives MYVLHAQWRADARLGVWAEDAEAFRGRAVEGARHPFACPAARVAQLLAAVGPGPAWLAERGDERWLTLRLPTLGARPTPSPDLPVGSTAKGQALRPWRVPALLFGLAEAAQLLGELFDPYWPGTTVDLPDGRTAELAYGASLRWLTGVHDLAWRLAGRGRVLPALVPEPAGWAARWRPAHDPSAHREALALAAGCPPAARAEQGYEPTAGALFATVLDALTDHETRTALADAPPPPATAPAWLAALRGPDARLPAPPEPALLARLAAGTAGTAPAGAVRLAFRLTEPLGTAADDPDATAVAETWRLDVLLGPADRPSLLLPAAELWSTGPGSAALARTVTDPAAAYLAELDRAARLFPALRAALHRTRPTGLDLDRAGALAFLRDTAPALAAAGHGVLLPAWWQRRPRLGLAATGRTAPAPGSVRRAAQADRDAVLDFRWQLAIGEQPLSAAELAEIAAAQAGLVRFRGQWIEVDAGQLAAALRFLAARRDDPALDAAALLRLAATDGAVVDGLPVTAVHADGPLGDLLAGRLGRLPGARRTPPPPGFTGTLRPYQERGLAWLDALGRLGLGAVLADVVPTNPVSRTVVSHWPGERGKTSLAQAS, from the coding sequence ATGTACGTCCTGCACGCCCAGTGGCGGGCCGACGCGCGGCTCGGCGTGTGGGCGGAGGACGCCGAGGCGTTCCGCGGCCGGGCGGTGGAGGGCGCGCGGCACCCGTTCGCCTGCCCGGCGGCGCGGGTGGCGCAGCTGCTCGCCGCGGTCGGGCCCGGCCCGGCCTGGCTGGCCGAGCGGGGCGACGAGCGGTGGCTGACGCTGCGGCTGCCGACGCTCGGCGCCCGGCCGACGCCCTCGCCCGACCTGCCGGTGGGCTCCACCGCGAAGGGCCAGGCGCTGCGGCCCTGGCGGGTGCCCGCGTTGCTGTTCGGCCTGGCGGAGGCCGCGCAACTGCTCGGCGAGCTGTTCGACCCGTACTGGCCCGGCACCACCGTCGACCTGCCGGACGGCCGGACGGCCGAGCTCGCGTACGGGGCGTCGCTGCGCTGGCTGACCGGCGTGCACGACCTGGCCTGGCGGCTGGCCGGGCGCGGCCGGGTGCTGCCCGCGCTGGTGCCGGAGCCCGCCGGCTGGGCGGCCCGCTGGCGGCCCGCGCACGACCCGTCCGCGCACCGGGAGGCGCTCGCGCTGGCGGCCGGCTGCCCGCCGGCCGCCCGCGCCGAGCAGGGGTACGAGCCCACCGCGGGCGCCCTGTTCGCCACCGTGCTGGACGCGCTCACCGACCACGAGACCCGCACCGCGCTGGCCGACGCCCCGCCGCCGCCCGCCACCGCCCCGGCCTGGCTCGCCGCGCTGCGCGGCCCGGACGCCCGGCTGCCCGCCCCGCCCGAGCCCGCGCTGCTCGCCCGGCTCGCCGCCGGCACGGCCGGCACCGCCCCGGCCGGAGCGGTCCGGCTCGCCTTCCGGCTGACCGAGCCGCTCGGCACCGCCGCCGACGACCCGGACGCCACCGCCGTGGCCGAGACCTGGCGGCTCGACGTGCTGCTCGGCCCGGCCGACCGGCCCTCGCTGCTGCTGCCCGCCGCCGAACTCTGGTCCACCGGGCCCGGGTCCGCCGCCCTGGCCCGGACGGTCACCGACCCCGCCGCCGCCTACCTGGCCGAACTCGACCGCGCCGCCCGGCTGTTCCCCGCCCTGCGGGCCGCCCTGCACCGCACCCGCCCCACCGGGCTCGACCTCGACCGGGCCGGCGCGCTCGCCTTCCTGCGCGACACCGCCCCCGCGCTCGCCGCCGCCGGGCACGGCGTCCTGCTGCCCGCCTGGTGGCAGCGCCGCCCCCGGCTCGGCCTCGCCGCCACCGGCCGCACCGCCCCCGCCCCCGGCTCGGTCCGCCGCGCCGCGCAGGCCGACCGGGACGCCGTGCTGGACTTCCGCTGGCAGCTCGCGATCGGCGAACAGCCGCTCAGCGCGGCCGAGTTGGCGGAGATCGCGGCCGCCCAGGCGGGCCTGGTCCGGTTCCGCGGCCAGTGGATCGAGGTGGACGCCGGGCAGCTCGCCGCCGCCCTGCGCTTCCTCGCCGCCCGCCGTGACGACCCGGCGCTGGACGCCGCCGCGCTGCTCCGCCTCGCCGCCACCGACGGCGCCGTGGTCGACGGCCTCCCGGTCACCGCCGTGCACGCCGACGGCCCGCTCGGCGACCTGCTGGCCGGCCGCCTCGGCCGCCTCCCCGGCGCCCGCCGCACCCCGCCCCCGCCCGGCTTCACCGGCACCCTCCGCCCCTACCAGGAACGCGGACTGGCCTGGCTGGACGCCCTGGGCCGGCTTGGCCTCGGCGCCGTCCTGGCCGACGTTGTTCCGACAAACCCCGTGTCCCGCACAGTCGTGTCGCATTGGCCGGGCGAACGCGGCAAAACCTCGCTAGCACAGGCTAGCTGA
- a CDS encoding vWA domain-containing protein has protein sequence MSGRRPGAGAKNGAGAGPERVDPVKAAFAEGLARVRGNPALAAVPARLCAREDDDCPLHPATGWVVADSDGTLHHNRRRRAEPEEWARALAHALLHLGFGHLPARRGPRAQPDEADLAARCAVVDRFLHTFPIGRAPGDLPPGWPGGDEEELAARWRRDGVPPAHRTHGTGGDRPDQRLEPWTATEDPEDWTLAFAHALTRTVSAAMDVAAGRRETLGGARLPQRPWERALGWFVSSYPLLGGLAAGLTLVADAELARAHGITVAAVNAAAGEIYLNPLRHHTDEEWRFVLAHEMLHAALRHGDRAGGRDPYLFNVAADYVTNGWLLEMGVGEMPEGLLHDPDLRGLSAEEVYDRIARDQRRLRRLATLRGKGLGDILGEPLPRDGSRGYVDLDDFYRRGLQQGFDLHVRDRGRLPAGLVEEIRALSQPPLSWDARLARWFDEHVPRPEPLRSYARPSRRQSASPDIPRAGRHHPYEETPRHTFGVLLDTSGSMDRVLLGKALGAIASYAAARDVPAARVVFCDAAPHDAGYLPVAELAGRVRVRGRGGTVLQPGVDLLARAPDFPAAAPLLVITDTYCDHLRVPHREHAYLVPRGATLPFTPRGPVFHVS, from the coding sequence GTGAGCGGCCGCCGCCCCGGCGCGGGGGCCAAGAACGGCGCGGGGGCCGGGCCCGAGCGGGTCGACCCGGTCAAGGCCGCGTTCGCCGAGGGGCTGGCCCGGGTGCGCGGCAACCCGGCGCTCGCCGCCGTCCCCGCCCGGCTCTGCGCGCGGGAGGACGACGACTGCCCGCTGCACCCCGCCACCGGCTGGGTGGTCGCCGACTCGGACGGCACCCTGCACCACAACCGGCGGCGCCGCGCCGAACCCGAGGAGTGGGCCCGCGCCCTCGCCCACGCCCTGCTGCACCTCGGCTTCGGCCACCTCCCGGCCCGGCGCGGCCCCCGCGCCCAACCCGACGAGGCCGACCTCGCCGCCCGCTGCGCCGTCGTCGACCGCTTCCTGCACACCTTCCCGATCGGCCGCGCCCCCGGCGACCTGCCCCCCGGCTGGCCCGGCGGCGACGAGGAGGAGCTCGCCGCCCGCTGGCGCCGCGACGGCGTCCCGCCCGCCCACCGGACCCACGGCACCGGCGGCGACCGCCCCGACCAGCGCCTCGAACCGTGGACCGCCACCGAGGACCCCGAGGACTGGACGCTCGCCTTCGCCCACGCCCTCACCCGCACCGTCTCCGCCGCCATGGACGTCGCGGCCGGCCGCCGCGAGACCCTCGGCGGCGCCCGTCTCCCGCAGCGCCCCTGGGAGCGCGCCCTCGGCTGGTTCGTCTCCAGCTACCCCCTGCTCGGCGGCCTCGCCGCCGGACTCACCCTCGTCGCCGACGCCGAACTCGCCCGCGCCCACGGCATCACCGTCGCCGCCGTCAACGCCGCGGCCGGCGAGATCTACCTCAACCCGCTGCGCCACCACACCGACGAGGAGTGGCGCTTCGTCCTGGCCCACGAGATGCTGCACGCCGCCCTCCGCCACGGCGACCGGGCCGGCGGCCGCGACCCGTACCTCTTCAACGTCGCCGCCGACTACGTCACCAACGGCTGGCTGCTGGAGATGGGCGTCGGCGAGATGCCCGAGGGGCTGCTGCACGACCCCGACCTGCGCGGCCTCTCCGCCGAGGAGGTCTACGACCGGATCGCCCGCGACCAGCGCCGCCTGCGCCGCCTCGCCACCCTGCGCGGCAAGGGCCTCGGCGACATCCTCGGCGAACCGCTGCCCCGCGACGGCTCCCGCGGCTACGTCGACCTCGACGACTTCTACCGGCGCGGCCTCCAGCAGGGCTTCGACCTGCACGTCCGCGACCGCGGCCGGCTCCCGGCCGGCCTGGTCGAGGAGATCCGCGCCCTCTCCCAGCCCCCGCTGTCCTGGGACGCCCGGCTCGCCCGCTGGTTCGACGAGCACGTCCCCCGCCCCGAACCGCTGCGCTCCTACGCCCGCCCCTCCCGCCGCCAGTCCGCCAGCCCCGACATCCCGCGGGCCGGCCGGCACCACCCGTACGAGGAGACCCCGCGCCACACCTTCGGCGTGCTGCTCGACACCTCCGGCTCGATGGACCGCGTCCTGCTCGGCAAGGCGCTCGGTGCGATCGCCTCCTACGCCGCCGCCCGCGACGTCCCCGCCGCCCGGGTCGTCTTCTGCGACGCCGCGCCGCACGACGCCGGCTACCTGCCGGTCGCCGAACTCGCCGGCCGGGTCCGGGTCCGCGGCCGCGGCGGCACCGTCCTGCAACCCGGCGTCGACCTGCTCGCCCGCGCCCCCGACTTCCCCGCCGCCGCGCCGCTGCTGGTCATCACCGACACCTACTGCGACCACCTGCGCGTCCCCCACCGCGAACACGCCTACCTCGTCCCGCGCGGCGCGACCCTGCCGTTCACCCCGCGCGGACCGGTGTTCCACGTCAGCTGA